One Triticum dicoccoides isolate Atlit2015 ecotype Zavitan chromosome 4B, WEW_v2.0, whole genome shotgun sequence genomic window carries:
- the LOC119292485 gene encoding ethylene-responsive transcription factor 15-like → MLASLSSNPVDPMDQLPGDDHSSYCHGYSISFSSGAHHTHHQHATQAHADMVIDHQLLSFLMEEATSSSNGSSPSSPTPPASAWDAGNGNSSPRGEIMTAPAAWPASDPGRSAGSAPDSPLIGVRKRPWGKYAAEIRDSTRNGARVWLGTFDTPDAAALAYDQAAFSVRGPAAVLNFPVKLVQESLRALGLGVGRAAAAAGDSPALALKRRHCIRKRNPKNKRRTGTSATATAVAPSSSSPTCVLELEDLGADYLEELLTLSDMLGK, encoded by the coding sequence ATGCTCGCCTCATTATCTTCAAACCCTGTCGACCCGATGGATCAGCTACCTGGAGATGATCACTCCTCCTACTGCCACGGCTactccatctccttctcctccGGTGCCCACCACACGCATCACCAGCACGCTACTCAGGCTCATGCTGACATGGTGATCGACCACCAGCTACTCTCGTTCCTCATGGAAGAAGCCACCAGCAGCAGCAATGGCAGCTCACCCTCCTCCCCTACACCTCCCGCCTCTGCCTGGGACGCCGGCAACGGCAACAGCAGCCCACGCGGCGAGATCATGACGGCGCCTGCCGCGTGGCCGGCATCGGATCCTGGCAGGAGCGCTGGTAGTGCGCCGGACTCGCCGCTCATCGGGGTGAGGAAGCGGCCGTGGGGCAAGTACGCAGCGGAGATCCGGGACTCCACCCGCAACGGCGCCCGCGTCTGGCTCGGCACTTTCGACACCCCGGACGCCGCCGCGCTCGCCTACGACCAGGCCGCCTTCTCCGTGCGCGGCCCGGCCGCCGTGCTCAACTTCCCCGTCAAGCTTGTACAGGAGTCGCTGCGCGCGCTCGGTCTCGGCGTCGGCCGTGCCGCTGCAGCCGCGGGGGACTCGCCTGCTCTCGCGCTCAAGCGCCGGCACTGCATCCGGAAGAGAAACCCCAAGAACAAGAGGAGGACGGGCACGTCGGCGACAGCGACGGCGGTGGCTCCTTCGTCGTCATCGCCAACTTGCGTGCTGGAACTGGAGGACCTTGGAGCCGACTACCTCGAGGAGCTGCTCACCTTGTCCGATATGTTAGGAAAATAA